ATAAAAGATttaaacatactcattgacaCCAGATTTGCATCTTCAAATCATTTTGTAAAGTATTCCAATCACCAGGTGGGGCACATCGAAAAGTTTCTTTCTACAAGAACAAGTACAAATGCTTGAGTCTATGTGTCAATAATGAGGATACAgctcacaattatgagtttttaaaattacaatttgtTATAAACCTGAGTTCACCATGATAAAGAATATCTGGAATATAAAAGATAGGTGAGTGCTGTATagcctacatttatttatttatacaacagttactTCTGGTCctcgaatctgattggatgagttgttaaacatgagatataatttgTTTTGGGTATATctaacgggcaatctttggtctcaatttgttccagagcaaataGTTTTGGCTAAGGGCAAActataactttatatttttatataactttAATGCTGTATCAGAGCACTGCCTATGTACTTTTGACGAAATTGCTTAGCAACTTTTATGATGGCTAttgttgtttattaaatattattgttcaataaataacattttatataaataataataattgtgccTGCTGCTCTATAGAAACAGCAATTCATTTTATGAGTAGGTATGTACATTCGCTTATTGTTAGGGCCCAGATCACCCTGTTGAGGTTTATTCTGAGATTAACCAGCTGACTTTTTACAAGTATTTACCACAGAAAGGACATGAAATATcgatttaaattttaattaagattttattattattattattattaagttagAAAAGACGAAACCAGCACAGGGTGCCAATTATACAGTTTAGTGTCagtatacaaaaatatttgtgcaAAATGGCACAATTGaccaatcaaaataaagtattcCAGAGAACAgtgtaataattaacaatacataaataaaaaagttataataggtaatataatcttttgtatcaatttattaatcttttatatttttattcagcattcCACAATATTCTCAAATGCAAAATCTGGCACATGCCATTATAAAGACAGTATACCAGTCCAGTTAATAAACTCTTCTCTCGTCAAAAAGTTCTGGTGCCCAATAATACAAATGCATTTATACACATGAATTATAAAGAGTTACATAACAGAATAAGGTTTTCAATAGTGCAAAAGCTCATAACTGACCCAGCAAGTGGCACAACatcaaataaaggcaaaaacaaaacaaataaaataaaaaaaagtcctccacaagagtgtttttattattagtaatattacTGTTGACTGCTGGCCCTGTCTATCATACGTCATCCACATTTCCACTCCTTCCACACAAACACAGGCAGAATAACATACAGCAACCGACTAAGAAGACAATGCCCAGCAATATATAGACCAATGTGGTAGTCCAGAAAGCAAACAGGTACAGTGTCTTATTGCAATAATCGGTGCCAATGTAATTAGGCTGGTAAATAGAGTAGATCCATACATTACCTGTAGGGGAGACAAGGGTGAAGAGGTCATTATGAAGCACTTCACAGGGTAATAATTTATTGAAAAACTGGAACTGCGTATAGTACTTTTGACAAATCTATTTAATTAAGACCATCATGTGATGTATAAAGATATACATGGTCTTTGACCTGTGCATCCTTAGTCTGCGCTTTTCTACACATTCCATGTTGAAATACCCTTGTGGCCAAGAAAGCAGctttattatacataaaggtGGTTCCTCCAGTGGTGGTCGGCTTGTTGAGATTGCATGACCAGCAGAATATTACTCTACCCAACACTTCTAATTCCAGAACAAATTAATTATAGGTGGCAATGAATAGGATGTGCCTGTGAATAGGATATTTCTAAAATGCCAATGCTCAAAGTTGGGATTAAGTTGATTCTTAAATATGGATGGGATGACTAattcttaaatatttatttatttttagtttatttagtgcCACAAACAAATTCTTGTATATCCTTAAAAGATTCAATCTGATTAACAGTCTCTAAGCAAGCaaataggagaaaaaaaataacaggcTAATGTTAAACAAATGTCAGTTACCTGGAGTGAAAGtgattaatttcatatttttaacatttgccTCTAAATATAGATTCCATATTGCATTCAGTAGGGTGatttcaggttgattgggacaatTTTTCCAAGTCACCTCAaaggcaaaaagtgtcccaatcaccctgaattcaccctacatacattttctctctaattattattattacattatattattattattatttcttttattacagtacctgtcaaaagtttggaaacattacaaattgttaatgtttttgaaagaagtctcttatgctcaccaaggctacttttatttaattaaaattacagtaaaaacagtaataatgcaaaatattattacaaattaaaagattaaaagaactgttttttttatttttttatttgaatatattttaaaatgtaatctattcctgtgatggtaaagctgaattttcagcagtcattacttcagtcttcagtgtcacatgatccttcagaaatcattcatgttagttcacagtgcattaactaatgttaacaagattttaataatgtattagtaaatgttgaaattaacattaacaaagattaataaattgctgtagaagtgcagttaatttttagttcatgttaactaatgtagttaaataatgttaacttatgaaccttattgtaaagtgttaccaaagttttaatttctctctctctttttaaaaaatattaccacaaatgtttgaatagtatcattgtttccacaaaaatgttaagcagcaaaaactgttttcaacattgataataataaatgtttcctgaggAGCACATCAgcattagaaagatttctgaaagatcaagTGACACCAAAAacttggagtaatgactgctgattCAGATTtaccatcataggaataaacagcatttttaaatatattcaaatagaaaacaattattttaaattgtaatattatttctcaatattactgatttactgtattttgatgaTAAAaatggtgaacataagagacttctttcaaaaacattaaaaaaattatgtttccaaacttttgacaggtactgtataatatgtatttttaagttagtatacattttttactaaatgtaatataaacatatttagtaTAATGTTAAAACATTGTGTCATTTCGTCCACgaaatcaaacaaaacaatactAAATGCACCATAagattaagaatttttttttttacgtataTGTGTGAGCAGttaaatttaattgtaaatatatgtgcaattttcagttgtttatgctttgaattaatttgttcacattaaaatataataataataataataataatagtataacaaaaacaaaaacaactgagGTATTCTTTATTGTAATTTCAATCATTCATTATTTGgcaatttctaaaaaaaactaatcatTTTTTATTGACTAATCAATGCCAATATTCACTTGCATATTGAGTTTTAGTATTAACTCTTTTTTGGACCCTGCACACTGGTTCAAACTAGCATTGCAATAGCTACATAATCTGAATTTCACATCAAGTTAATATAACACATTATATCTTACCAGCAATGAACCAGCAGAAGAGGAAAAGGGAAACAAGTGAATTCCAGGCAGTGCAGAGACTACTCAGAGGAGTTTGAGTGCCATCTTCTGGCTCCTGAGTGCATGGAAGGCAGGACAACAGACCGAGCACCAATGCAAACACACCTGACACCAGCAGATAGATGGGAATATAGGgctgctttggacagtcatgCAGATATATTGCACCTGTGAAAAAAAAGGGAGATGATAGGCTTGTTTAAATACCCaaaaattaactaatgtttataAAGACCTGAAATAATAAAGACATACCAATTGATACCTGAGCGATGGGCAGGGCAGTCACAATGAGTTTGGAGATTACTGTGAAACATTTGTTagagacaataaaaaaaaaaatttcacgcTTTTCTGTTTTGTAATAGATGCTCTAGTTTTATCTATACTTGGACAAGGTTTACGCATTATATGTGTTTGTATATCCTACCATGAATGCTCTAACACTCTAGCTATGTAGCTCTCTATAAATGTCTAAGCATTTTCAAAGGAGAATCACCattaataacataatttaaTGAAGCATCACATTaacattttacacacacacagaacaacAAAGTAATTGTGAATACTTAGAAcaggtgtgctgagtttgggtGGCCTGCGAATATTCTGCAATAAGCTTCTGTCTTCCATCGTCTTTACTTCACTCTGGCCTGacagaaaaaggaaaaagaaaaaattaacagaaatatatatatatatatatatgttttttatatCTTGCAGAGGAAACTGTGGGTAGATTGACAAAAGCAACAGCAGATGTAAAAAGTCTATGCACTACTCTGgtttttgtgatgtaaaaaatGGAACAAGGATAAATCATATGAGAACTTTTGCATGTTTGATGTAAAAATTGCAACCTTTGCAATGCCACTAAAGACCAAAGTGActattcaaagaaaaaaaaaaaaaaaaaaaaaaaaaaaaaaaacttggaataaataaatgtataagtGTAATGGAAATGTTTTATGTAATGGCCTCAGAAGTGGTCAAAAGGGTATTTCAACATGGAATGTGCAGAAAAGTGCAGACTAAGGATGCCCAGGTCAAAGACCCTGTACATCTTTATACATCACAGATGCTAAAGATCTGGTGCTCACATGTGGTTTTCACAAGTTGTGATTAGTATCTTCTTGATGGGACGCCGTCACCACTTCGGGAGGGGAATTACCGCgaagtattgtattgtattatattcgGTATGGGAATTAccctgaataataataataataccctaataataataataataataatgtttgatTTATACAGCGCCTTTCCAGTGCTCAAGGACGCTTTACAGTGTGCATGCAGACAATAATGTAGACAATAATgacaaacaataataaaagcGGAAAAGTAGAATATTACAAAACAGTAGGTTAGAGTAACGAGAATACAGAATAGTAAAAGGGCATTATATAGACAGGGCAGCATACAGCAGCACAGAATCAAGCATAATGAATACAGAACACAACTTAAGAAGTATAACTTTCAGAAAACAAGcaagttttgagtagcaattaaCACAACTAAGTGATCAGGGGAGAGAATTCCATAGTTTGGATGCAACAACGATGAATAATCTACCCCCCATTGAAGAGAGGTGATACCGAGGGACAGAGAGAAGGCCAGAGTCAGAAGATTGTAGTGAGCGAGTCAGGGTGTAGGGGAGGAGCAGATTACAGAGATGGGGGGAAGCAAGCCATGCAAAGATTTAACAGTGAGCAGGAGAATTTTGTAATTAATACAATAGGCCACTGGAAGCCAGAggagatcatacaaaattgGGGTGATCTTGGCAAAATGCTTGGTGTGGGTAAGTATTCTAGCAGCAgaattttgaatatattgtaaaattatatatagcAATGTATCTGTCAGGTAAACCAATGAAAAgggcattacagtaatcaagACAATGAGACAAATGCATGGATGACAGTTTCGGCATCTTTAACACTGATGAAGGGACAGAGCTAGGCAATGCGCCATAATTGAAagaatgctgatttgctgataGAATTGATAAAAGCCTGAAAGGAGAGAGAGGAGTCGAAGATAACACCTAGATTTTTTACAGTACTCTCACATGCAAAATCAGTAGGAATATTGCTAGTGTGTGATGGAGTTCCAACAATAATGATCTCAGTTTTGTCCATGTTTAGTTAAAAAATTAGAATTGAGtctttcttttatttcatgGACGCAACCAGAGATTTTATCAATTTAGGTAGATGGAGCCAGGGGTGGATTAAGATGGTCAGGGGCCCCTAGGCTGCTCTTTGTGTGAGGCCCCCTTAATCATTACGCTTTActggaaaaatgtatttagtgcCATACTGGCATACtggcatacacacacacacattgagacAGCAAATAGCCTACAGTGTTTCCTCTACATTCCTTCAAGTGGTGGACCACCATAGTAAGAAAATTACCACCACACTACATaggtaaaatgagaaatttaaaatcacaataaatcataataatgagactTCAATtgcctatatataatacatagcctaatcagcacTTAAgtgcacacataaagcttgccacagaTTATGAGTGTCgtgaaaaaacagcaaggagactgtctaaacattttaataatttattgataatattttctgtttttggcTGCAGAGATTAAGTCAATGATTCTGATTAATCATTTCCACAGTGGACGCACCTATATGCATGTTTCATACGGATTAGGCctacataatctgagaatatttattttccatttgaactggttcatttaaaagtaaacaTTTCTGAAAGCGCATCctgattgttttcattattttacaaaagcacaatgttttgctgttattgtgagtttacagaaataaaagtggACCCTTCACTGTTtgcattactcttatctgtatgaccaaaatgacagagtattttatatgttagccttaaggttatgaataagcagatgtgttccaaaacaatgacaaaatttgcatttaggagatataagcattcaaaacttagtctctcacttccgctaaaatggatcacggattttcatgacatcacatcgcacttcagtTTCTCGTC
This Ctenopharyngodon idella isolate HZGC_01 chromosome 5, HZGC01, whole genome shotgun sequence DNA region includes the following protein-coding sequences:
- the LOC127513020 gene encoding transmembrane protein 272-like isoform X2, encoding MEDRSLLQNIRRPPKLSTPVLIISKLIVTALPIAQVSIGAIYLHDCPKQPYIPIYLLVSGVFALVLGLLSCLPCTQEPEDGTQTPLSSLCTAWNSLVSLFLFCWFIAGNVWIYSIYQPNYIGTDYCNKTLYLFAFWTTTLVYILLGIVFLVGCCMLFCLCLCGRSGNVDDV
- the LOC127513020 gene encoding transmembrane protein 272-like isoform X1, which translates into the protein MDYTVCWRWQPSDCIVNGVHIIEGQSEVKTMEDRSLLQNIRRPPKLSTPVLIISKLIVTALPIAQVSIGAIYLHDCPKQPYIPIYLLVSGVFALVLGLLSCLPCTQEPEDGTQTPLSSLCTAWNSLVSLFLFCWFIAGNVWIYSIYQPNYIGTDYCNKTLYLFAFWTTTLVYILLGIVFLVGCCMLFCLCLCGRSGNVDDV